From Calothrix sp. PCC 6303, a single genomic window includes:
- a CDS encoding serine protease: MRKKLTWVVHHPRYRTLAVTAWMGTLLVLPLQVGELLISSPQVLAQPASAQLSEAQIKQLAAAITVKVIAGENGGSGILIRKEAQKAGYLYTVVTNQHVLEPGKAAQIQTGDGKKYPATLLKGVNFRGKDIALLQFSTNANYTVSSLGNLSTVTVNEPIYSAGFPFEKKANQNPFVFKSGKVLLVPERAFKEGYQIGYDNTVEKGMSGGPILNRRGQVIGINGIHAYPLWGNPYVYEDGSQPTAALKDLMSRYSWGIPIQTFAQLAPQYTSKESLPTGKTPVASKLPPIANDVSNIAKEITVLIDVPSMPQCSGSGVIISKQGNTYSVLSAEHVIRGSQKCDRTQLEIVTSDGKRYPIQVNDRNVRSLPDSDLALLQFNSDQNYRTATLANYNITGYDGFIFVSGWQDTKAKNPALQHKFTAGNVVSKQLGSSILAKNSLSSSYGYGMIYTNLTEQGMSGGPILDIRGRVIGIHGRSEVESVKDQAGKNRLITLGFSLGVPISDFINWSKSAGILSASKVETTIAPALTQPESDAILQSLLQPVKPQNNADAIDWVNYGWELIRTSTSKTNTSESIQSFDKAIQLRPNFYQAWYLRGFVYMTQNNYQESLKSFDKSVQIEPNFSTAWRWRGMILANLNKYQEALACFEQLAKLDPGDSGAQTFRSIMLIGLQRFPEALEIAEKSLKQYPNSWNYFARGIARFGTKDQKGALADLNEAIRLNPEAIEDTAYSVRATIRYAQGDIQGALTDYNEAIRLNPQKAEPILSRAAIHLQQKDYKSAVVDLNEAIRLKPEYREAFELRGTLYFLQNKHQEAVKDLTQAIRLNSQNPDVYSIRGGAWLQLKDKKAASLDFQKAADLYKQQGNNERYQQVLQAIKSLN, encoded by the coding sequence ATGAGAAAAAAACTAACATGGGTAGTTCACCACCCTAGGTATCGCACACTGGCTGTAACCGCTTGGATGGGTACATTGTTGGTTTTGCCGCTCCAAGTTGGGGAATTATTAATTTCCAGTCCCCAAGTTTTAGCCCAACCAGCAAGCGCTCAACTTTCTGAAGCACAAATCAAACAGCTAGCAGCGGCAATTACCGTTAAGGTAATCGCTGGGGAAAATGGTGGTTCAGGGATTTTAATCCGTAAAGAGGCACAAAAAGCAGGATATCTATATACTGTTGTCACTAATCAGCATGTTTTGGAACCCGGCAAAGCTGCACAAATTCAAACAGGAGATGGCAAAAAATATCCAGCTACATTGCTAAAAGGAGTTAACTTTCGCGGTAAAGATATAGCTTTACTCCAGTTTAGTACCAATGCTAACTATACTGTGTCGTCCCTAGGGAATCTATCAACAGTCACAGTTAACGAACCAATTTACTCTGCCGGATTTCCTTTTGAGAAAAAAGCTAACCAAAACCCCTTTGTCTTCAAAAGCGGGAAGGTTTTGCTAGTACCGGAACGAGCTTTCAAAGAAGGATATCAAATTGGCTACGATAACACTGTAGAAAAGGGAATGAGCGGTGGTCCAATTTTAAATCGCCGGGGACAGGTAATTGGGATTAACGGTATCCATGCTTATCCTCTGTGGGGAAATCCCTACGTATACGAAGATGGTTCCCAACCCACAGCAGCACTCAAGGATTTAATGAGCCGTTATAGTTGGGGGATACCGATTCAAACATTTGCTCAGTTGGCACCTCAATACACCTCTAAAGAGTCTTTGCCAACAGGAAAAACGCCAGTAGCCAGCAAATTACCACCAATTGCCAATGATGTGAGTAATATTGCTAAAGAAATCACAGTACTAATTGATGTCCCCAGTATGCCGCAATGTAGTGGTTCCGGGGTGATCATAAGTAAGCAGGGCAATACTTACAGCGTTTTGAGTGCCGAACATGTAATACGCGGATCTCAAAAGTGCGATCGCACTCAGCTAGAAATAGTCACTTCCGACGGCAAACGCTACCCCATCCAAGTCAACGACAGAAACGTTAGAAGCTTACCAGATAGTGATTTAGCACTCTTACAATTTAATAGTGACCAAAATTACCGCACCGCAACCTTAGCCAACTACAACATCACTGGATACGATGGATTTATCTTTGTTTCTGGATGGCAAGATACCAAAGCCAAAAATCCAGCATTACAACATAAATTTACCGCTGGAAATGTCGTATCCAAACAATTAGGATCATCTATACTAGCTAAAAACTCCCTCTCCTCCAGTTACGGCTATGGCATGATTTATACCAATCTTACAGAGCAAGGGATGAGCGGAGGACCAATTTTAGATATTCGTGGACGTGTTATTGGGATTCATGGCAGATCGGAAGTAGAATCAGTTAAAGATCAAGCTGGTAAAAATCGCTTGATTACATTAGGCTTTAGTCTGGGTGTACCCATCAGCGACTTTATCAACTGGTCAAAATCAGCAGGTATTCTATCTGCTTCAAAAGTTGAAACCACTATAGCACCAGCATTAACCCAACCAGAATCAGACGCGATTCTCCAATCTTTGCTTCAACCAGTCAAGCCTCAAAATAATGCCGATGCGATCGATTGGGTAAATTACGGCTGGGAACTTATACGCACCTCAACCAGCAAAACCAATACAAGCGAATCAATTCAATCTTTCGATAAAGCCATTCAACTGCGACCTAACTTTTACCAAGCTTGGTATTTGCGAGGTTTTGTCTACATGACTCAGAATAATTATCAAGAATCTCTCAAATCTTTCGACAAATCAGTCCAAATTGAACCGAATTTTTCCACGGCTTGGCGTTGGCGAGGTATGATCCTAGCTAATTTGAACAAGTACCAAGAAGCTTTAGCATGTTTTGAACAACTAGCAAAATTAGATCCCGGTGATAGTGGTGCCCAGACATTTCGCAGTATCATGCTAATTGGACTCCAAAGGTTTCCAGAAGCTTTGGAAATAGCTGAAAAATCTTTAAAACAATATCCTAATTCCTGGAATTATTTTGCCAGAGGTATTGCTCGTTTTGGTACCAAGGATCAAAAAGGAGCATTAGCAGACTTAAATGAAGCTATTCGCTTAAACCCAGAAGCAATCGAAGATACTGCTTATTCAGTTAGAGCTACAATTCGCTATGCCCAAGGAGATATTCAAGGAGCATTAACTGATTACAATGAAGCTATACGCCTAAATCCACAAAAAGCTGAACCCATATTAAGTCGTGCAGCAATCCACCTCCAACAAAAAGATTATAAAAGTGCCGTGGTGGATTTGAACGAAGCAATTCGTCTCAAACCGGAATATCGAGAAGCCTTTGAGTTACGCGGAACATTATATTTTTTGCAGAACAAACATCAAGAAGCAGTCAAGGATCTCACTCAAGCAATTCGTCTTAACTCTCAAAACCCTGATGTTTACTCGATTAGAGGTGGAGCTTGGTTGCAGCTAAAAGATAAAAAAGCCGCAAGTTTAGATTTTCAAAAAGCCGCAGATTTATACAAACAGCAGGGCAATAACGAAAGGTATCAACAGGTGCTGCAAGCAATTAAGAGCTTAAATTAG
- a CDS encoding TetR/AcrR family transcriptional regulator encodes MRVFNSPPTTEVQTRTRILDAAQRLFAAQGFDGTTTRDLAQAAGVAEGTLFRHFSNKKAILVEVATQGWVEILTDLLTELSEMGTYKAVAQVMRRRMWNMRKNADMMRVCFMEAQFHPDLRDRIQVEVIDKMTDVAEAFFQTAMDKGVYRKTNAKLVAKVFLGMFAVAGFSDNTIIQADASPQQLQEMAEGLADIFLNGVLVK; translated from the coding sequence ATGCGTGTGTTTAACTCTCCCCCCACCACCGAAGTACAAACCCGTACCCGCATCTTAGATGCAGCGCAACGGTTATTTGCAGCACAAGGATTTGATGGTACCACCACCCGTGATTTAGCGCAGGCAGCTGGTGTAGCAGAGGGAACTTTATTTCGGCATTTTTCCAACAAAAAAGCGATTTTAGTGGAGGTGGCAACACAGGGATGGGTGGAGATTCTCACCGATTTGTTGACAGAATTGAGTGAGATGGGCACTTACAAAGCTGTAGCTCAAGTAATGCGGCGACGGATGTGGAATATGCGTAAAAATGCGGATATGATGCGAGTTTGTTTCATGGAAGCACAGTTTCATCCAGACTTACGCGATCGCATTCAAGTAGAAGTCATTGATAAAATGACTGATGTGGCAGAAGCATTCTTCCAAACAGCGATGGACAAAGGAGTATATCGAAAGACTAATGCCAAACTAGTAGCAAAAGTCTTTTTGGGAATGTTTGCAGTTGCAGGTTTTTCTGACAACACCATCATCCAAGCAGACGCTTCACCGCAGCAACTTCAAGAAATGGCAGAGGGATTAGCTGATATCTTTTTGAATGGTGTTTTAGTTAAGTAA
- a CDS encoding GAF domain-containing protein, translating into MFNNTTVLTTSELKSAIVRDPLIVKPDMTLIDAIAQMSGVRTLCETTQTIDGQLDNLYLEARASCVLIVEEGKLLGIFTERDVVRLSAQQYSFENLKIREVMTHPVISLRESDFTDLFFPVNLLQQHHIRHIPILDQQDQVVGLLTNESLRQSSRPVDLLRLRLVYEVMTKEVICGAPDSSMLAIAQLMAKHRVSSIIIVQPDNSETESLQIPVGIITERDIVQFQALGLNLKTCLAKVVMSTPIFAVKPNDSLWLVQQLMEQRLIHRLAVTGEQGELLGIVTQTSLLKALNPLEIYKLAEVLEKKVVKLEAEKIALLETRTVELEQQIEARTFVIKAKAERERLVLEIATQIRSSLSLQTILDTTVAEVRQLLGCDRVNIWQFDANWQTITVAESTDSPMSLLGKRVIDTCFQDDYAKIYRQGRICVMRDIYKAKISDYHRDMLIRLQTRAKILVPLFCGEQLWGLLNVTESQHPRNWEAEEIELLEALSVQLAIALQQATNHQKLQEELHERQRIELILQKLVTGTATVTGEDFFPALVRHIAEALNVRYAVVTEIVDNKLHTLGFWANGALKPSMSYCAVDNACEYSLRDGEFYCQSKVQELFPEDLNLAAMEADSYVGIALKDDLGNAIGNLCILDTQPLTEAQRIEAIAILQVFAARATAELQRQTANNALHRLNQNLEQRVEERTEQLQAREAKIAQQLRLQKTLGVIIQKIRESLDISEILVTVTHQVKELLQSDRVIVFRLLGDGRSQIVQEAVSNEFPVLKDRQWENEVWSQEILDGYWQGKPRIVPDVMNDIWTECLVEYSREGKIQSKIVAPILQDLYSGERDLTVERGGLLPLREKHRWVAPYLTNKLWGVLVVHACEEKRVWKDSEAELLQQIANQLAIAIQQASLFEQLQQELAERQQAEAKLTDSNQQLAVSNQQLARVTRLKDEFLANMSHELRTPLNAILGMTEGLQEQVFGVVNEQQLKALQLVERSGLHLLELINDILDVAKIEAGQIELDYAPTSVAHLCESSLVFIKQQALQKRIQLEIKLQINLPDLFVDERRIRQVLINLLNNAVKFTPERGCITLEVTQITLNISDADSPEQYFLRFAVRDTGIGISPENIKNLFQPFVQIDSALNRQYTGTGLGLALVKRIIELHGGLVGLTSELGVGSCFTIDLPFAPNHTSPSVIAAGDQPVATSELDPSSPNEVVNLTPLILLAEDNEANISTVSSYLKAKGYRIVLAQNGQEAIDVAKTHHPDLILMDIQMPGMDGLEAMRQIRLDPNLAEIPIVALTALAMTGDRDRCLTAGANDYLSKPIKLKQLANTIQQLTNAVKDNK; encoded by the coding sequence ATGTTTAATAACACAACTGTCCTCACCACATCAGAATTAAAATCTGCCATCGTTCGTGATCCTCTGATAGTTAAGCCAGATATGACTCTGATAGACGCGATCGCTCAAATGAGTGGTGTGCGTACTCTTTGTGAGACAACTCAAACAATCGATGGGCAGCTGGATAATCTTTATCTAGAGGCACGGGCAAGCTGTGTATTAATAGTAGAAGAAGGTAAATTACTAGGTATTTTCACTGAAAGAGACGTAGTGCGTCTCTCTGCCCAGCAGTATTCTTTTGAGAATTTGAAGATTCGGGAGGTGATGACACATCCAGTAATCAGTTTGCGCGAGTCTGATTTTACCGATTTATTCTTTCCTGTTAATTTGCTTCAGCAGCACCACATTCGCCACATACCGATTCTAGACCAGCAGGATCAGGTGGTAGGACTGCTTACCAATGAAAGTTTGCGGCAGTCCTCTCGTCCAGTGGATCTGTTGCGGTTGCGATTAGTTTATGAGGTGATGACAAAGGAGGTGATTTGTGGAGCACCAGATAGTTCCATGTTGGCAATCGCCCAACTTATGGCAAAACATCGGGTTAGTTCCATCATCATCGTGCAACCAGATAATAGCGAAACAGAATCTCTACAAATTCCTGTGGGAATTATCACTGAGCGCGATATTGTGCAGTTTCAGGCATTGGGGTTAAACTTAAAAACTTGTTTAGCAAAGGTGGTAATGAGTACCCCAATTTTCGCAGTGAAACCCAATGATTCACTGTGGCTGGTGCAGCAACTCATGGAACAACGCTTAATCCACAGGTTGGCAGTGACGGGAGAGCAAGGTGAACTATTAGGAATTGTGACTCAGACCAGTTTGCTAAAAGCCCTCAACCCCTTGGAAATATACAAATTAGCCGAGGTGTTGGAAAAAAAAGTAGTAAAATTAGAAGCGGAAAAAATCGCACTCCTAGAAACCCGTACTGTTGAATTGGAGCAACAAATTGAAGCCCGAACGTTCGTTATCAAGGCGAAAGCGGAACGAGAGAGATTGGTGCTAGAGATTGCCACACAAATCCGTTCATCTCTAAGTTTGCAAACTATTTTGGACACAACCGTTGCTGAGGTGCGGCAATTGTTAGGGTGCGATCGCGTTAATATTTGGCAGTTTGATGCAAATTGGCAAACCATCACCGTTGCTGAATCCACTGATTCCCCAATGTCACTGCTGGGCAAACGCGTTATTGATACCTGCTTCCAAGATGACTACGCAAAAATTTACCGCCAGGGTCGGATTTGCGTCATGCGTGATATTTACAAAGCCAAAATCTCGGACTATCACCGGGATATGTTGATCCGCCTGCAAACACGAGCCAAAATTTTAGTACCTCTGTTTTGTGGTGAGCAGCTCTGGGGTTTACTGAATGTCACCGAAAGCCAGCACCCTCGCAATTGGGAAGCAGAAGAAATCGAACTGCTGGAAGCTTTGTCGGTGCAACTGGCAATTGCCCTCCAGCAAGCCACCAACCACCAAAAATTGCAGGAGGAACTGCACGAGCGTCAACGCATTGAATTGATTTTACAAAAACTGGTGACTGGAACTGCTACCGTCACCGGAGAGGATTTTTTCCCTGCTTTAGTACGCCACATTGCTGAAGCTTTGAATGTCCGTTATGCCGTTGTCACCGAAATAGTGGATAACAAACTTCATACTTTGGGGTTTTGGGCAAATGGAGCATTGAAGCCGTCAATGAGCTATTGTGCAGTGGATAATGCTTGTGAGTATAGCTTAAGAGATGGGGAATTTTACTGCCAAAGCAAAGTTCAAGAACTCTTTCCTGAAGATTTGAATTTGGCGGCAATGGAGGCTGATAGCTATGTGGGTATTGCTTTAAAGGATGATTTGGGTAATGCGATTGGCAACCTTTGCATTTTGGATACGCAGCCACTAACAGAAGCTCAACGTATAGAAGCGATCGCTATTCTCCAGGTATTTGCAGCTAGAGCAACCGCAGAATTACAACGCCAAACAGCGAACAATGCCTTACATCGCTTGAACCAGAACTTGGAACAAAGGGTGGAAGAGCGAACTGAACAATTACAAGCCAGAGAAGCGAAAATCGCCCAGCAATTACGGCTACAGAAAACATTAGGGGTAATTATCCAAAAAATCCGCGAGTCTTTGGACATCAGCGAAATTTTGGTAACAGTGACTCACCAGGTTAAAGAATTACTACAAAGCGATCGCGTGATTGTTTTCCGGCTATTGGGTGACGGTAGAAGTCAAATTGTCCAAGAAGCTGTATCTAATGAGTTTCCCGTCCTCAAAGATCGACAGTGGGAAAATGAAGTGTGGTCTCAAGAAATCCTTGATGGCTATTGGCAAGGAAAACCCCGTATCGTCCCTGATGTGATGAATGATATCTGGACCGAGTGCCTAGTGGAATATTCCCGTGAAGGCAAAATCCAGTCCAAAATTGTCGCACCAATCCTCCAAGACTTGTACAGCGGTGAAAGAGACCTCACCGTGGAACGAGGAGGCTTGCTTCCACTTCGTGAAAAGCATCGCTGGGTTGCCCCTTACTTAACTAACAAGCTGTGGGGGGTTTTGGTTGTCCATGCTTGTGAGGAGAAACGAGTCTGGAAAGACTCGGAAGCAGAACTCCTACAACAAATTGCTAACCAGTTGGCGATCGCCATTCAACAAGCGAGTCTTTTTGAACAGTTACAACAGGAACTCGCTGAACGACAGCAAGCTGAGGCAAAGCTCACCGATAGCAATCAACAACTAGCAGTTTCTAACCAACAACTGGCTCGTGTCACCCGCCTCAAGGACGAATTCTTAGCAAACATGAGCCATGAACTCCGCACCCCCCTTAACGCTATTCTCGGTATGACCGAAGGGCTACAGGAGCAAGTCTTTGGTGTTGTCAACGAGCAACAACTCAAAGCATTGCAACTGGTTGAGCGTAGTGGTTTACATTTGCTGGAATTGATCAATGATATTTTGGATGTGGCAAAAATTGAAGCTGGACAAATCGAACTAGACTATGCCCCAACTTCGGTAGCTCATCTGTGCGAATCAAGTCTGGTGTTTATTAAACAGCAAGCATTGCAAAAACGGATTCAACTTGAAATCAAACTTCAGATCAATTTACCAGATCTGTTCGTGGATGAACGTCGTATTCGCCAAGTATTAATTAATCTGCTTAATAATGCAGTCAAGTTTACCCCAGAGAGGGGGTGCATTACCTTAGAAGTTACCCAAATCACCCTGAATATATCGGATGCTGATTCACCAGAACAATATTTTTTACGTTTTGCTGTTAGAGATACTGGCATCGGCATTTCACCAGAGAATATTAAAAATTTGTTTCAGCCCTTCGTGCAAATCGATAGCGCTTTAAATCGTCAATATACAGGTACTGGCTTGGGATTAGCATTAGTAAAGCGAATTATCGAACTCCACGGTGGTTTGGTGGGGTTAACCAGTGAATTAGGTGTGGGTAGCTGCTTTACAATCGATCTTCCTTTTGCTCCCAATCATACCTCTCCATCAGTAATTGCAGCAGGTGATCAACCAGTTGCCACTTCAGAATTAGACCCTTCAAGTCCGAATGAAGTAGTCAACCTGACTCCCCTAATTTTGTTAGCAGAAGATAACGAAGCCAATATCAGTACAGTTTCTAGCTACCTTAAAGCTAAGGGCTATCGCATCGTGTTGGCACAGAATGGTCAAGAGGCTATCGACGTGGCTAAAACTCACCACCCTGATTTAATTTTGATGGATATTCAAATGCCAGGAATGGATGGTTTGGAGGCAATGAGACAGATTCGCCTCGATCCTAATTTGGCTGAAATTCCGATTGTGGCGCTCACAGCATTGGCAATGACAGGCGACCGCGATCGCTGTTTAACAGCAGGTGCTAATGACTACTTAAGTAAACCTATAAAGCTCAAACAACTAGCTAACACTATTCAACAACTTACAAATGCAGTTAAGGATAACAAGTGA
- a CDS encoding PhzF family phenazine biosynthesis protein: protein MPQSIIQVDAFTNKPFGGNPAAVCVLSSLQSDIWMQNIAQEINLSETAFLLAKGDGFDLRWFTPTVEVPLCGHATLASAHVLWSEGYLDVDNNAKFYTKSGILIARKKDDWIELDFPVNPSWQIEKIPQLAAALDVDCIGVYQNSLGYLVEVASAEIVQKIQPNFSEILKLPMSQVIVTSVGDQNSEYDFVSRFFAPGLGINEDPVTGAAHCCLAPFWHERFRLSKLGIPQNQFIAYQASSRGGIVKVRYTENDSRVLISGQAITTMRGELVV, encoded by the coding sequence ATGCCACAAAGTATTATTCAGGTGGATGCATTTACCAATAAACCTTTTGGTGGAAATCCAGCAGCCGTTTGTGTACTATCATCACTCCAAAGTGATATCTGGATGCAGAATATTGCCCAGGAAATTAATTTATCAGAAACTGCTTTTTTGCTAGCTAAAGGTGATGGTTTTGACCTTCGTTGGTTCACACCAACCGTAGAAGTCCCACTATGTGGTCACGCAACCCTCGCTAGCGCTCATGTTTTGTGGAGCGAAGGATATTTAGATGTTGACAATAATGCTAAATTTTATACCAAAAGTGGCATTTTAATTGCTAGAAAAAAAGACGATTGGATTGAACTGGATTTTCCGGTTAATCCTTCATGGCAAATTGAAAAAATTCCCCAACTCGCAGCAGCTTTAGATGTAGATTGTATCGGTGTTTATCAAAATTCCCTAGGATATTTAGTAGAAGTCGCATCAGCAGAAATTGTCCAAAAAATTCAACCAAATTTCTCAGAAATTTTGAAGTTACCCATGAGTCAAGTTATTGTCACAAGTGTGGGTGATCAAAATTCTGAATATGATTTTGTCTCCCGCTTTTTTGCACCTGGGTTGGGTATTAATGAAGATCCAGTTACAGGTGCTGCACATTGCTGCCTTGCTCCATTCTGGCACGAACGTTTTAGGTTGAGCAAACTAGGCATTCCCCAAAATCAGTTTATTGCATACCAAGCTTCCAGCCGAGGGGGTATCGTCAAAGTCAGATATACAGAAAATGATTCCCGTGTGTTGATTTCTGGACAAGCTATCACCACGATGCGGGGAGAACTGGTAGTATAG
- a CDS encoding transport-associated protein: MKKLIPFLISSVLVVGAVGCNSDTKTSETTTTTDSTAVKEAGQKTQGTTTTTKTTEKTTTAVKDAAGGVKTIVKNKLEKQFPGSSLQVNQAGDVLTVSGTVPDEATLKKIEPAVKENKFEGVKTVKVDVKVAAKKAQ; encoded by the coding sequence ATGAAAAAGCTCATCCCATTTTTAATTAGCAGCGTGTTGGTAGTTGGTGCTGTTGGTTGTAATTCAGATACAAAAACTTCTGAAACAACAACTACTACTGATAGCACAGCAGTGAAAGAAGCTGGTCAAAAGACTCAAGGTACTACAACCACAACCAAGACAACTGAAAAAACTACTACTGCTGTTAAAGATGCAGCGGGTGGTGTTAAAACCATTGTTAAAAACAAGTTGGAGAAGCAGTTTCCTGGAAGCAGTCTTCAAGTAAATCAAGCAGGTGATGTGTTGACTGTTTCTGGTACTGTTCCAGATGAAGCTACTTTGAAGAAAATTGAACCTGCCGTTAAGGAAAACAAGTTCGAGGGTGTAAAAACTGTGAAAGTAGATGTAAAAGTTGCAGCTAAAAAAGCTCAGTAA
- a CDS encoding DUF4332 domain-containing protein: protein MSPHHQISTTKNLSRDWQIEKLPGLNAEEQLQLQVCGIKTTKQLLQAAQNPQARLILANQLHVHIHHVNKWVALSDLARIPSIGTEYCGLLLHAGIASAVQLAATPTYRLHKQILRLQVATMQRRDLCPAIELVQQWVQQAKLVQGDLSNRKNIDW from the coding sequence ATGTCTCCCCATCACCAAATATCGACAACTAAAAACCTATCCCGTGATTGGCAAATCGAAAAATTACCGGGTTTAAATGCAGAAGAACAACTACAGTTACAAGTTTGCGGTATCAAGACAACAAAACAGTTACTGCAAGCAGCACAAAACCCCCAAGCACGGCTGATTTTGGCTAACCAGTTACATGTTCATATTCACCATGTGAATAAATGGGTTGCATTATCTGATTTAGCAAGAATTCCCAGTATTGGTACTGAATATTGCGGTTTACTGCTTCATGCAGGTATTGCTTCAGCGGTACAGTTAGCAGCTACACCCACATACCGCTTACACAAGCAGATATTACGACTGCAAGTTGCAACAATGCAGCGTCGTGATTTATGTCCTGCGATTGAACTTGTTCAGCAGTGGGTTCAACAAGCAAAGTTGGTGCAAGGTGATTTATCCAATAGAAAAAATATTGACTGGTAA
- a CDS encoding hybrid sensor histidine kinase/response regulator, which translates to MNIPSILVVDDQPDNFDVIETFLSEQDYTLHYAAGGEEAIASLDLLQPDIILLDVMMPGIDGIEVCRRIKAMPQWQPVPIIMVTALNAKKDLAECLAAGADDFMSKPVNAIELRARVNCMLRIKKQYDSLQALLQLREDMVNMIVHDLRNPVTGILLSAEVLRLPNISAERMLRKVEQITISGKQLQSSIDSILLLAKLESGTMVLDYTEVDFCALCMSAITDFKPIASQKTVTLVSKLPAPSSLIKLDATVFRRVLDNLLSNAIKFSPSNSQITLEAEYLEAGHAKVKVADLGPGVPDTLKQSIFEKYEIGTRMQNVSQTGLGLAFCKMAIEAHQGTITVEDNHPRGSIFTVLV; encoded by the coding sequence GTGAATATACCCTCTATTTTAGTGGTTGACGATCAACCCGATAACTTTGATGTTATTGAAACATTTCTCAGCGAACAAGACTATACACTACATTATGCTGCTGGTGGCGAAGAAGCGATCGCGTCACTGGATTTATTGCAGCCAGATATTATTTTATTAGATGTGATGATGCCGGGAATCGATGGGATAGAAGTCTGCCGACGCATTAAAGCCATGCCTCAATGGCAACCAGTTCCCATCATTATGGTGACAGCCTTGAACGCAAAAAAAGACTTGGCTGAATGTTTAGCCGCTGGGGCTGATGATTTTATGAGTAAACCCGTTAATGCTATCGAGCTACGAGCCAGGGTTAATTGCATGTTGCGAATTAAAAAGCAGTATGACAGCCTGCAAGCTTTATTGCAACTGCGAGAGGATATGGTGAACATGATTGTGCATGACTTGCGGAATCCGGTTACTGGTATTCTACTATCGGCTGAAGTTCTGAGATTGCCGAATATTTCAGCCGAAAGAATGCTACGGAAGGTCGAGCAAATTACAATATCTGGAAAACAGTTACAATCTAGTATAGACAGTATATTGCTCTTAGCAAAATTAGAATCGGGTACAATGGTTCTTGATTATACTGAGGTTGATTTTTGTGCCTTATGTATGTCAGCCATAACAGATTTTAAGCCAATCGCATCTCAAAAAACAGTCACTTTGGTGAGTAAATTACCCGCACCTAGTAGTCTAATTAAGTTAGATGCAACTGTTTTTCGCCGAGTATTGGATAATTTGCTTTCAAATGCCATTAAGTTTTCACCATCCAACAGTCAAATAACTTTGGAAGCAGAATATTTGGAGGCAGGACATGCAAAAGTTAAAGTTGCTGATTTAGGTCCAGGAGTCCCTGATACATTAAAACAAAGTATTTTTGAGAAGTATGAGATTGGAACAAGAATGCAAAATGTTTCTCAAACTGGTTTAGGATTAGCTTTTTGTAAAATGGCAATCGAAGCGCATCAAGGAACAATTACTGTTGAAGACAATCATCCAAGGGGTAGTATTTTTACAGTGCTTGTTTAG
- the arfB gene encoding alternative ribosome rescue aminoacyl-tRNA hydrolase ArfB, whose protein sequence is MLEISPTVSIPESEIELSAIRSQGAGGQNVNKVSTAIHLRFDIQVSSLPDFYKEQLLMLNDRRINKEGVVVIKSQEHRTQEQNREEALQRLQELIKSVAVLKKKRKPTKPTRSSQRKRLDSKIKRSRIKSSRKQVTD, encoded by the coding sequence ATGCTGGAAATCTCTCCTACAGTGAGTATCCCAGAGAGCGAAATCGAACTGAGTGCGATTCGCTCCCAAGGGGCTGGAGGTCAAAATGTCAATAAAGTTTCTACTGCTATTCATCTACGCTTTGATATCCAAGTATCATCGCTTCCTGATTTCTACAAAGAACAGCTTTTAATGTTAAATGATCGCCGCATCAACAAAGAAGGGGTGGTTGTAATTAAATCTCAGGAACACCGCACTCAAGAGCAAAATCGAGAGGAAGCTTTGCAACGGCTACAAGAGTTAATTAAAAGTGTAGCTGTGCTGAAGAAAAAACGTAAACCCACTAAACCGACTCGCAGTTCGCAACGAAAACGCCTCGATAGTAAGATTAAGCGATCGCGTATTAAGTCTAGTCGCAAACAAGTTACAGATTAA